A stretch of Oryza brachyantha chromosome 4, ObraRS2, whole genome shotgun sequence DNA encodes these proteins:
- the LOC102709837 gene encoding 30S ribosomal protein S17, chloroplastic, with protein sequence MLLTTPFVSPLKLQANGVASASASPVSTALTIQAAKQLTGRVVTTKANKTVGVEVVRLAPHPKYKRRERIKKKYQAHDPDNQFKVGDVVELRLSRPISKTKHFLAVPLPPRDTRRKSQLLPLLQSQSDQDQDQSPPPPSE encoded by the coding sequence ATGCTGCTCACCACCCCCTTCGTGTCCCCTCTGAAGCTCCAGGCCAATggcgtcgcctccgcctccgcctcgcccgtGTCGACGGCGCTGACGATCCAGGCGGCGAAGCAGCTGACGGGGCGTGTGGTGACGACGAAGGCGAACAAGACGGTGGGGGTGGAGGTGGTTCGCCTGGCGCCGCACCCGAAGTACAAGCGCCGGGAGCGCATCAAGAAGAAGTACCAGGCGCACGACCCTGACAACCAGTTCAaggtcggcgacgtcgtcgagCTCCGCCTCTCCCGCCCCATCTCCAAGACCAAGCACTTCCTCGCCGTCCCCCTCCCGCCGCGCGACACCCGCCGCAAGTCGCAGCTCCTCCCGCTGCTTCAGTCCCAGTCCGACCAGGACCAGGACcagtcgcctcctcctccctccgagTAA
- the LOC102710117 gene encoding increased DNA methylation 1: MAAAHAHGDKLKLGFRDDDALRFLFGEDLLAMHHSAAASSSFDRSRAELQLFREVFSPPPPSLPVAETSSLLPAPAPHHAPPPHPQPVAVGDQPLAAGPKHHGPSGGLDLDAALQGFVAYWQAGGSSVTDGQLFHHDTLDVHQMMQPTPQDSGPGMCAFGSSSSTSGVDDPLPSYMEALADFSDFHNDALLSDPFLNQWLQDQHQFPSDMCFNYDQGQILDTTHALYSPTTPDLSVTGAGAEHFSFYSNTACDTVLLPHPSWDSTASGQFVQLDSLCQNVTPGASIGSLDDADVPADSSQQYGTTAVVSKRNLSRELPDQLEAYAQRLFIDAGWTIKPRKRNDRAKMASYFTAPHREVVHTSLSQAWKFCGKKLYEATPGSQRGKCPKEWSDVDTFWKDLTDTMACVDKMFVNRQDAPTLLQRWELLDPFIAVVFIGRKITALQQHKTLRAVDSSTFVLDESRNMPAESKSMMKSGDLLPTRMIKPTPVITESDCSTLATESGNGNHALQSCHDLEDGQNGDTNLSSVCTQSQWYCVAGDRSCRTENYISESNVQRELCSGATIISNAVQKAKKKSKRISDIDSTGLDGLHSESFMQPAMEIVFNQEIDLASMELSMAENKMLSEEHVTCLSVGTSKSHLKAESKLAKLNTNNQSNKPDMVLPSEIMQTSMLQYEETVEQPAGYEILPENGSTPRESGSSKFVPLKNDEEKLSSLKESFMGIFPKDVHNLPIVNPVPVTLSYKSNAAVLKTNLSQELLTCKTIAAKRKPQVWEKYAKKRPRVLRINDDDLLITAMVKNRDLGSCHSFSADSVFLDGKKFTKFKSPKKCGRLLARTSGKGGSNLLGGKRVSLARKTVLCWLIATGFLTVKDVIQYRNLKSNEVVKDGHVTWEGILCNCCTKTFSISDFKAHGGCSLPKSSLGLFLQSGRSYTLCQAEAWSAEFISRKSDGCGRKIEAMDENDDTCGFCGDGGELLCCDNCPSTYHQACLSAQELPEGSWYCHNCTCRSCGNPVSEKEVSTFSAILKCLQCGDSYHDTCIDQEMVPCAGKKIDIWFCGRYCKEIFIGLHNHVGVENFLGNELSWRILRCNTDGRKLHSVQRIAHMAECNTKLAVALTILEECFVRMVDPRTGVDMIPHVLYNKGSNFARLDYQGFYTIILEKGDEILCVASIRVHGTKAAELPFIATSVDYRRQGMCRRLMDTIEMMLRSFHVETLVLSAIPELVNTWVSGFGFKPIEDDERKQLRNVNLMLFPGTSLLTKRLDGTMASKPEEDKNACSVSGLPNGKSLPNGEVNGHLELHDLDMLEAKLNAEDATNVSFRALKHECGPVTWFNSAKLAVGEV; this comes from the exons atggccgccgctcACGCTCATGGGGACAAGCTCAAGCTAGGGTTCAGGGACGACGACGCCCTCAGGTTTCTCTTCGGCGAGGACCTCCTCGCCATGCaccactccgccgccgcctcctcctccttcgacAGATCGCGCGCCGAGCTCCAGCTCTTCAGGGAAGTCTtctctccacctccaccttccCTTCCTGTGGCCGAGACATCATCCCTGCTCCCCGCTCCTGCTCCCCatcacgcgccgccgccgcaccctcAACCTGTGGCTGTGGGGGACcaacccctcgccgccggccccaAACACCACGGCCCGAGTGGGGGGCTCGACTTGGACGCCGCTTTGCAGGGCTTCGTAGCTTACTGGCAAGCCGGAGGCAGCTCTGTAACCGACGGTCAGCTCTTCCATCATGACACCCTGGATGTGCACCAAATGATGCAACCAACGCCGCAGGACTCCGGACCTGGAATGTGCGCCTTTGgttccagcagcagcaccagtgGGGTTGACGATCCATTGCCTTCCTATATGGAGGCACTAGCAGACTTCTCTGATTTCCATAATGATGCTCTCCTGTCCGACCCCTTTTTGAATCAGTGGCTCCAAGATCAGCACCAGTTCCCCAGTGATATGTGCTTCAATTACGACCAAGGTCAAATCCTTGACACTACCCATGCTCTATATTCGCCTACTACACCAGATCTATCTGTgacaggagcaggagcagagCACTTCTCATTCTATAGCAACACGGCCTGTGATACCGTGCTTTTGCCTCACCCATCCTGGGACTCTACTGCTTCTGGCCAATTTGTCCAACTTGACAGCCTCTGTCAGAATGTTACTCCAGGCGCAAGTATCGGTTCACTTGATGATGCTGATGTCCCTGCCGACAGCAGTCAACAGTATGGCACTACTGCTGTTGTTTCCAAGAGGAATTTAAGCAGGGAGCTCCCAGATCAGCTGGAGGCATATGCACAGCGCCTTTTCATCGATGCTGGCTGGACGATCAAGCCACGGAAAAGGAATGACAGGGCTAAGATGGCATCCTATTTCACTGCACCACACAGGGAGGTTGTTCATACCTCACTAAGTCAGGCTTGGAAGTTTTGTGGCAAGAAATTGTATGAAGCTACCCCAGGTTCACAACGTGGAAAGTGTCCAAAGGAGTGGTCAGATGTCGACACATTTTGGAAGGACCTCACAGACACAATGGCTTGTGTCGATAAGATGTTTGTGAACCGCCAAGATGCACCCACACTTCTTCAGCGGTGGGAGCTCTTGGATCCTTTTATAGCTGTTGTGTTCATTGGCAGGAAAATTACTGCTCTGCAACAGCATAAAACTCTTAGAGCTGTTGATAGTTCAACCTTTGTTCTTGATGAAAGCAGGAATATGCCCGCAGAAAGTAAGAGCATGATGAAATCTGGCGATTTGTTGCCCACCCGCATGATTAAACCCACTCCAGTGATAACAGAATCTGATTGTAGCACGCTAGCAACCGAGAGTGGGAATGGAAATCATGCTTTACAGAGCTGCCATGACTTGGAGGATGGCCAAAATGGTGATACTAACCTGAGTTCTGTCTGCACACAGAGTCAGTGGTATTGTGTGGCAGGTGACAGAAGTTGCAGAACAGAAAATTACATTTCTGAAAGTAATGTACAGAGAGAACTTTGTTCTGGGGCAACAATTATTAGTAATGCAGTTCAAAAGGCTAAGAAGAAATCCAAAAGGATATCTGATATTGATTCAACTGGATTAGATGGACTGCATTCTGAAAGCTTTATGCAGCCTGCTATGGAAATTGTGTTTAACCAAGAGATCGATCTAGCAAGCATGGAATTGTCTATGGCAGAAAACAAAATGCTCTCTGAAGAACATGTCACCTGTTTATCCGTTGGCACATCAAAAAGTCACTTGAAAGCTGAATCCAAATTAGCAAAGCTAAATACAAACAACCAAAGCAACAAGCCTGACATGGTCTTGCCTTCAGAAATCATGCAGACCAGTATGTTACAGTACGAGGAGACTGTTGAACAACCTGCAGGATATGAAATACTCCCAGAAAATGGTTCTACTCCAAGGGAATCAGGTTCCAGCAAGTTTGTTCCCTTAAAAAATGACGAGGAGAAGCTGTCGTCGCTGAAGGAATCATTTATGGGAATTTTCCCAAAGGATGTACACAATCTTCCAATTGTCAACCCTGTTCCTGTTACCCTATCCTACAAATCTAATGCTGCTGTCCTGAAAACCAATTTATCTCAGGAGTTACTGACCTGCAAGACAATTGCTGCTAAAAGAAAACCTCAAGTTTGGGAGAAGTATGCCAAGAAAAGACCCCGTGTGTTACGTATCAATGACGATGATCTTTTGATCACAGCTATGGTGAAAAATAGGGATCTTGGCTCCTGCCACAGTTTTTCTGCAGACTCGGTCTTTTTAGATGGAAAGAAATTTACAAAGTTTAAGAGCCCAAAGAAATGTGGCAGGCTACTTGCTCGAACATCTGGAAAAGGAGGATCAAACCTACTGGGTGGGAAAAGAGTAAGTTTGGCACGAAAAACAGTTCTCTGCTGGTTGATTGCCACTGGCTTTCTGACTGTAAAAGATGTTATACAGTACAGAAATCTTAAGAGTAATGAAGTTGTTAAGGATGGGCATGTTACCTGGGAAGGCATTCTTTGCAATTGTTGCACCAAGACCTTTTCTATATCAGACTTCAAAGCTCATGGTGGTTGCAGTTTACCAAAGTCCTCATTAGGCCTCTTTCTACAGTCTGGCAGATCATATACTCTATGCCAGGCAGAAGCTTGGTCTGCTGAATTTATAAGCAGGAAAAGTGATGGATGTGGTAGGAAAATTGAGGCAATGGATGAAAATGATGATACGTGTGGTTTCTGTGGAGATGGTGGTGAATTACTTTGCTGTGACAATTGCCCATCAACGTACCATCAAGCTTGTTTGTCTGCCCAG GAACTTCCAGAAGGCAGTTGGTACTGCCACAACTGCACGTGCAGGAGTTGTGGGAATCCAGTTAGTGAAAAGGAGGTTTCAACATTCTCTGCTATCTTGAAATGTTTACAATGCGGTGATTCAT ACCATGACACTTGCATTGATCAAGAGATGGTGCCCTGTGCgggtaaaaaaattgacatatgGTTTTGCGGGAGATACTGTAAAGAG ATATTCATAGGACTGCACAATCATGTTGGAGTAGAGAATTTTCTTGGCAATGAGCTTTCATGGAGGATATTGAGGTGCAACACTGATGGGCGGAAGCTACATTCTGTCCAGAGGATTGCTCATATGGCAGAATGCAATACAAAATTAGCAGTGGCTCTTACTATATTGGAAGAATGTTTTGTTCGCATGGTGGATCCTAGAACTGGTGTAGACATGATACCGCATGTCTTGTACAATAAGGG ATCAAACTTCGCTCGCCTAGATTACCAGGGATTCTACACAATAATACTGGAGAAAGGTGATGAGATTTTATGTGTAGCATCTATCAG AGTACATGGGACCAAAGCAGCCGAGCTTCCATTTATTGCTACTTCTGTGGATTATCGCCGCCAAGGAATGTGCAGGAGACTTATGGACACCATTGAAATG ATGCTGAGATCATTTCATGTTGAGACATTGGTCCTTTCTGCCATCCCAGAGTTGGTTAATACATGGGTGTCGGGATTTGGATTCAAACCCATTGAAGATGATGAGAGGAAACAACTTCGTAATGTAAACTTGATGTTGTTTCCTGGAACATCCTTGTTAACTAAAAGATTGGATGGAACTATGGCTTCAAAACCAG AAGAGGACAAAAATGCATGCAGTGTTTCTGGATTACCTAATGGTAAGAGTTTGCCTAACGGAGAAGTAAACGGGCATCTTGAACTCCATGATCTTGACATGTTAGAGGCGAAGTTGAATGCTGAGGATGCAACCAATGTTTCTTTCAGAGCACTGAAACATGAATGCGGTCCTGTAACATGGTTTAATTCTGCCAAG CTAGCTGTTGGGGAAGTGTGA
- the LOC102710398 gene encoding FT-interacting protein 3-like, with product MKLAVEISDASDLAPKDGAGACNPFVEVEFDGQNQRTPAKPADRSPQWNYTLLFDVRDPARLASLPVDVSVHHDRSLTDHHAARPHTFLGRVRISASSLAPSPAEALLQRYPLEKRSLFSRVSGDIALRLYLIANDSSHPSPPLAAPAPAPVPVPAVHQHQQPPPQPASAATDDPSRGIRSAFAAGETDRSSAFAPAQQPESTSAAAESKGKTSHQPRVFRSVPAASEPRRATLHAVAAPPPPPGTTVVMPRPPGPAAAPPASAYGLVETKPPLPAKMGPRAAVAAAAKIASTYDMVEPMSYLYVSVVKARDLPTMDITGALDPYVEVKLGNFKGVTRHLEKNPNPVWRQVFAFSRDHLQASQLEVVVKDKDVLKDDFVGHVVFDMSDIPQRVPPDSPLAPQWYRLADRSGEKLRHGEIMLAVWLGTQADEAFPEAWHSDAHSVSQEGLASTRSKVYYSPKLIYLKVMAIAAQDLIPAEKGRPLAPCIVKIQLGGQTRRTRPQGSANPVWNEEFMYVAAEPFDEPLVVTVEERVAAGRDEPVGRVVIPVAAPYVPRNDLAKSIEAKWFSLSRALTADEAAAAEATKLKSSFASKIHLRLSLETAYHVLDESTHYSSDLQPAAKKLRKSPIGILELGILGARNLAPGKSPYCVAKYGAKWVRTRTLLSTVAPRWNEQYTWEVFDLCTVVTVAVFDNCHLTGGPEAKDQRIGKVRVRLSTLETDRVYTHFYPLMTLTPGGLKKTGELHLAVRFTCTAWANMLAMYGKPLLPKMHYTNPISVLQMDYLRFQAMQMVAARLGRAEPPLHREVVEYMLDVDSHMFSLRRSKANFNRMTSLFSGAVAVAKWMEGICKWKNPVTTILVHLLFLILVCYPELILPTVFLYLFVIGLWNYRRRPRKPAHMDTALSHAEPERVHPDELDEEFDTFPTSKPGDVVRMRYDRLRSVAGRVQTVVGDLATQGERAQALLSWRDPRATAIFVLLSLLIAVLLYVTPFQVVAVVLGLYLLRHPRFRSKQPSVPFNFYKRLPAKSDVLL from the coding sequence ATGAAGCTCGCCGTCGAGATCTCCGACGCCTCCGACCTCGCGCCCAAGGACGGTGCCGGCGCCTGCAACCCCTTCGTTGAGGTCGAGTTCGACGGCCAGAATCAGCGCACCCCGGCCAAGCCCGCCGATCGCTCCCCTCAATGGAACTACACCCTCCTCTTCGACGTCCGCGACCccgcccgcctcgcctccctccccgtCGACGTCTCCGTCCACCACGATCGCAGCCTCACCGACCACCACGCCGCCCGTCCCCACACCTTCCTCGGCCGCGTCCGcatctccgcctcctcgcTCGCCCCTTCCCCCGCGGAAGCCCTCCTCCAGCGCTACCCGCTCGAGAAGCGCAGCCTCTTCTCCCGCGTCTCTGGCGACATCGCCCTCCGCCTCTACCTCATCGCCAACGACTCCTCCCATCCTTCTCCCCCTCTTGCTGCCCCTGCTCCTgcccccgtccccgtccccgctgtccaccagcaccagcagccGCCTCCACaacccgcctccgccgccaccgacgaccCCTCCAGAGGCATCAGgtccgccttcgccgccgggGAAACGGACAGGTCTTCAGCCTTCGCCCCTGCCCAGCAACCGGAGTCAACGTCAGCGGCGGCCGAGTCCAAGGGGAAGACCAGCCACCAGCCTCGTGTGTTCCGGTCCGTACCCGCGGCCTCTGAACCCAGGCGGGCCACGCTCCACGCggtggccgcgccgcccccaccgccaGGCACGACGGTGGTCATGCCACGCCCGcccggccccgccgccgctccgcctgCGTCGGCGTACGGCCTCGTGGAGACGAAGCCACCCCTGCCGGCGAAGATGGGCCCAcgagcggcggtggctgcggcggcgaagatCGCGTCGACGTACGACATGGTGGAGCCCATGTCGTACCTGTACGTGAGCGTGGTGAAGGCGCGCGACCTCCCGACCATGGACATCACCGGCGCGCTGGACCCCTACGTCGAGGTGAAGCTCGGCAACTTCAAGGGCGTCACGCGCCACCTGGAGAAGAACCCCAACCCGGTGTGGCGGCAGGTGTTCGCCTTCTCCCGCGACCACCTGCAGGCGAGCCAGCTGGAGGTGGTCGTCAAGGACAAGGACGTCCTCAAGGACGACTTCGTCGGCCACGTCGTCTTCGACATGTCCGACATCCCGCAGCGCGTCCCGCCCGACAGCCCCCTCGCCCCGCAGTGGTACCGCCTCGCCGACCGCTCCGGCGAGAAGCTCCGGCACGGCGAGATCATGCTGGCCGTCTGGCTGGGCACGCAGGCCGACGAGGCGTTCCCGGAGGCCTGGCACTCGGACGCGCACTCGGTGTCGCAGGAGGGCCTCGCCAGCACGCGCTCCAAGGTGTACTACTCCCCCAAGCTCATCTACCTCAAGGTGATGGCCATCGCGGCGCAGGACCTGATTCCCGCCGAGAAGGGCCGGCCGCTGGCGCCGTGCATCGTCAAGATACAGCTCGGCGGGCAgacgcggcggacgcggcCACAGGGGTCGGCCAACCCAGTGTGGAACGAGGAGTTCATGTACGTGGCCGCCGAGCCGTTCGACGAGCCGCTGGTGGTGACGGTGGAGGAGCGCGTGGCCGCGGGGCGCGACGAGCCGGTGGGGCGCGTGGTCATTCCGGTGGCGGCCCCGTACGTGCCTCGCAACGACCTGGCGAAGTCGATCGAGGCCAAGTGGTTCAGCCTGTCGCGCGCGCTGACGGCGgacgaggccgcggcggcggaggcgacgaagCTCAAGTCGTCGTTCGCGAGCAAGATCCACCTGCGGCTGAGCCTGGAGACCGCGTACCACGTGCTGGACGAGTCGACGCACTATAGCAGCGACCtgcagccggcggcgaagaAGCTGCGGAAGAGCCCGATCGGGATCCTGGAGCTGGGCATCCTCGGGGCGCGCAACCTGGCGCCCGGGAAGAGCCCCTACTGCGTGGCCAAGTACGGCGCCAAGTGGGTGCGGACGCGGACGCTGCTCAGCACGGTGGCTCCCCGGTGGAACGAGCAGTACACCTGGGAGGTGTTCGACCTGTGCACGGTGGTGACGGTGGCGGTGTTCGACAACTGCCACCTGACCGGCGGGCCCGAGGCCAAGGACCAGAGGATCGGCAAGGTGCGGGTGCGGCTGTCGACGCTGGAGACGGACCGGGTGTACACGCACTTCTACCCGCTGATGACGCTGACGCCGGGGGGCCTGAAGAAGACCGGCGAGCTTCACCTGGCGGTGCGGTTCACGTGCACGGCGTGGGCCAACATGCTGGCCATGTACGGGAAGCCGCTGCTGCCGAAGATGCACTACACCAACCCCATCTCCGTGCTGCAGATGGACTACCTGCGGTTCCAGGCGATGCAGATGGTGGCGGCAAGGCTGGGGCGCGCGGAGCCCCCGCTGCACCGCGAGGTGGTGGAGTACATGCTGGACGTGGACTCGCACATGTTCAGCCTGCGGCGGAGCAAGGCCAACTTCAACCGGATGACGTCGCTCTTCTccggggcggtggcggtggcgaagtGGATGGAGGGGATCTGCAAGTGGAAGAACCCGGTGACCACCATCCTGGTGCACCTGCTGTTCCTCATCCTGGTGTGCTACCCGGAGCTCATTCTGCCCACCGTGTTCCTGTACCTCTTCGTGATCGGGCTGTGGAActaccggcggcggccgcggaaGCCGGCGCACATGGACACGGCGCTGTCGCACGCGGAGCCGGAGCGGGTGCACCCGGACGAGCTGGACGAGGAGTTCGACACGTTCCCGACAAGCAAGCCGGGGGACGTGGTGCGGATGCGGTACGACCGGCTGAGGAGCGTGGCCGGGAGGGTGCAGACGGTGGTGGGGGACCTGGCGACGCAGGGGGAGCGGGCGCAGGCGCTGCTGAGCTGGCGCGACCCTCGGGCCACGGCCATCTTCGTCCTGCTCTCGCTGCTCATCGCGGTGCTGCTCTACGTCACGCCGTTCcaggtggtggcggtggtgctgGGCCTCTACCTCCTCCGCCACCCTCGCTTCCGGAGCAAGCAGCCCTCCGTCCccttcaacttctacaagcgACTCCCCGCCAAGTCCGACGTCCTCCTTTGA